In Rhinatrema bivittatum chromosome 1, aRhiBiv1.1, whole genome shotgun sequence, a single genomic region encodes these proteins:
- the OSTC gene encoding oligosaccharyltransferase complex subunit OSTC translates to MRARRRGETAEAGGSLDPLCSLQDSPHPPRVPGREGGRPGLGGCCWRQGIGRMEALYRIPFTVLECPNVKLKKPSWLHMPSAMTVYAVVVVSYFLITGGIIYDVIVEPPSVGSMTDEHGHQRPVAFLAYRVNGQYIMEGLASSFLFTMGGLGFIILDRSNAPNIPKLNRFLLLFIGFVSVLLSFFMARVFMRMKLPGYLMG, encoded by the exons ATGCGGGCTCGGCGCCGGGGAGAGACTGCGGAGGCCGGGGGCTCTCTGGATCCGCTATGTAGCTTGCAGGACTCGCCACACCCTCCACGTGTTccgggaagggagggagggaggccgGGGCTTGGTGGGTGCTGCTGGCGGCAGGGGATCGGCAGGATGGAGGCTCTCTACCGCATCCCGTTCACCGTGCTCGAGTGCCCCAACGTGAAGCTGAAGAAGCCGTCCTGGCTGCACATGCCCTCCGCTATGACCGTGTACGCCGTCGTGGTGGTGTCCTATTTCCTCATCACCGGCG GCATCATTTATGATGTAATTGTGGAGCCTCCCAGTGTTGGTTCTATGACAGATGAACATGGCCATCAAAGACCAGTAGCCTTTTTGGCCTACAG AGTGAACGGACAGTACATCATGGAAGGCCTTGCGTCCAGTTTCCTTTTTACGATGGGAGGATTGGGCTTTATCATCCTGGACCGGTCAAATGCCCCAAATATTCCAAAGCTGAACAGGTTTCTGCTGCTTTTCATCGGATTTGTCAGCGTGTTGCTGAGCTTCTTCATGGCCAGGGTTTTTATGCGTATGAAGCTACC